The region TGACGAGCAGGGGGCGGCGCAGGTGCAGCGCCACGTTCACCCGTGCCACCTCGTCCGGCGGAGCCGGCAGTGGCTGCCTGATGGTGCCCAGCGCCGCGGGGGCGCACGGGTCGTCGACGGGTGGCGGGGGGAGTTCGGGGCCGCCGCCGAAGCTGCGCCAGGCCGGTGCCTGGGGCCACTCCTCCGGTGTGGCACCGGGCAGCCCCGTGCCTCGGTACAGTCCCCACGACTGGCTGTTCGGCGGCATGAACGGCGTCCCTCCGTACGGCGACTGGGCTGCGATGAACGGACCGGTGGCGCCGGTCCGCACTGCTGGTCGGTGGTCGTGGATCCGCACTGCTGGTCGGTGGTCATGAAACCGCACTGCTGATCCATGGATCATGGATCGGCACTGCTGGTCCGTGGATCATGGATCGGCACTGCTGGTCCGTGGTCACGGTGGCTCGGGGCGCACGGGTTTGCGGTCGGGGTCGTCCCACAGGACCGCGAGGTGGCGGCCGATGTGTGCGGCGTCCTCGTCGTCTGCGGCGTCGATCGCGGCACGGCGGCGGTAGGCGGCCACTTTGGCCGGGAACCGCGACAGGCCGTCGGTGAGGAGCCCGTCGAGGACACCGCGGAACTCCTTGGTGGAGCGGCCTTCGCGGTGCCAGATCACCACGGGCAGCCCACTGCGCAGGGCCGCGTGCAGCTCCCGGCGGCCGTTGCCGTGGTCGGGCAGCGGCGGTTCGCTCAGCACCAGGGCCACGCAGTGCTCGTCGTCCCCGAGTCGGGCCTCCAGGCCGCGCAGATGGTTGCCGTTCTGGTGCGCGACGTTGACGTACACCGACTTCGACGGGTGCTCGTCGCGCGCCAGCTGCTGCCATCGGGTGCGCCAGAACCGGTACCAGTCCCGGTTCTGCAGCCGGTCCAGGCTGCGCACGACCACCGGGTAGTCCACCGCGAGCGGCACGTTCGGTACTTCGGTGGTGTCCCGGGGCCACCGGTCGACGGGCAGGTTGAGCAGTTCGAAGGGGAGCACGAACTCCAGCCACACATGGGCCAGCCGGTCGCCGCCGCCTCCTTCGACCGTTTTGATGATGCGGGTCACGGCCTGCTGCAGCCCGTCGGTCGGCACCCGCTGCATCGGGTCGCCGTGCTGCCAGTTCGGGCCGCCCGCGTCGGACATGAGGGAGTGCGAGACCGTGTAGAGCCCGTTCTCCAGCGGGTCCGGCGCGATGTGGATCGCCAGGTACTCCTGGCCCGGCCTGACCGCCGGCGGTGGCGCCGGAGTCCGGGCGCGGTCGAGGTCGAGCAGCTCGGCCAGGCCGCAGCTCAGGGCCCACTGCCGGTTGCGTGCGAGCAGCTCGACCGCGACGGGGTGGCCCATCGCGTCGGCAGCGCGGTCGAGGTAGACCATCCACGGTGGCAGCCCGCCCCGCGGAGCTCCCTGCCCGGCCATGTGCAGGAAGTCGTGCCAGCAGGTGTCGGCGTGCGGCGGCGGTGCGCAGACCCTGGCCTCGGTGGCCGTCCGGACGAGGGCCGTCCGCATGGCGTACGACATGGCCGGCGTGCCCAGGGTGGCACCGAGGAACTGCCAGGAGCCGGTGACCTCCGGCAGGCCGTCGAGCGAGTCCACGGCCGTCCATTCGTCGGCGAGCCGTTGCACGACGGGTCCCTGGGGGCAGCCCGGCTCCAGCATCTGCAGTTTCCGAGCGAGCGCCGACAGTCCGTCCTGGTGGCGTGTGCAGAAACGGAACAGTTCCAGCAGCTGCAGCGGCACGGTGGCCTGTTCCCGCAGGTCGGCCCGGCGCCCCAGTGCCTCGCCCACCAGATCGGTCAGCAGGTCGCGCGCATAGCGGTCGTGGAGCGCGGGGACCGCGAGCAGTGCGTCGAGGGTCTCCTCGCCGATCCGCTCGCGTATCCGTAACGCCGGGTTGTGGCGGCCCGCGCCGCCCTGTCCCGTCAACGTCGGCCCGCCGGGTCGGGGAAGCGCGGAGGTGCGGCGTGCCTGGTGGGGATGGTTCGGGTGACGCCGACGGCGTCGAGCAGCCGGGTGCGGGCCTCGTCCTCGCCGAGGCCCGCGAGGTCGGTGTACGCGACCGTGGACAGCGGCCACGGGAGCCGGCACGGCTCCACCATGACCGGCACCAGCAACGCGGCCATGCCCTCGGGGTTTCGGTGGTGCACGGCCTGCCAGGCCTGCTGGACGGGTGCGGAGCCGACGTAGGCCGGGGACAGGACGGGGAGAGCGCGTTCGCACTGTTCCAGACCGCTCAGCGGTCCGTCGAGCAGGTCGAGGAGTACGCCGACGCCCGCATCCTCCAGGTGCCAGGCGATCCAGGAGGCCCATGCGAGATCGGTGACGGCGCAGGAGAGGAACAGGTGAACAGGGCGGTCGGTGCGCGAGGGGGCTTGTGGCGATGCGGCCCGTACGACGTGCTCCCGTACGACGTGCTCCCGTACGAGCTCACCGACGGCGTCGGCCGTCCGGCTGTGGCCCTCCAGCAGTGACACCGCGTCGGCCAGCGCGGACAGCCCGTGGTGCGCCGCGAGCTCCTCGCGGACGCAGAACCGCACCAGTTCGAGCAGCTGCAGCTGCGTGGTCGCCTGTTCCCGCAGGACCACCGGCCGCCCCAGCCGGTCGCCGATCAGCTCGGCCAGCATCGCGCGGGCACTGCGGTCGCCCAGGACCGGGGAATCGCACAGCGCCTGGACCACGGCTTGCTGCCAGTCATGGTCCGGGCGGGCGCGGAGACCGTCCCTGTCCACAACACCCCCCGAGAAGTTGTGTCCCGCAATCCAGGATACGGACGCGATGACACGGCGTCAGGGCTTCTGCGAGGCCGGAACGAGCGGGGCGGAGGGGCCCACCTGGATGCCCGTTTGTGTCCACCTGCCGCCCGAACCTGTTTACTTTCCGGAAATCCGGGCGTAGCCTCCAAGCGAAACCACAAGTTCGGGCATCGGCCGCACAGTAATCGGAGGCGAACGGACATGTACGCACCGGAGCGGCAGCAGGAGATTCTCCGGCTCGCCCGTGACGGCGGTCGGGTGGACGTGCTCTCGCTGGCCGAGGAGTTCCAGGTCACCGCGGAGACCATCCGCCGCGATCTGAAGACACTCGACCGCGCGGGCCTCCTGCGGCGGGTGCACGGTGGTGCCATACCGGCCGGGCGGCTGGACTTCGAGCCCGACCTCGCCGAGCGCGAGTCCACCGCGGCCGACGAGAAGGACCGCATCGCCCAGGCCGCGGTCGCCGAGCTGCCGGACCAGGGCACGATGATCCTCGACGCGGGCAGCACGGTCGCCCGGCTCGCCGGGGACCTTCCCCTGGAGGCGACGCTCACCGTCGTCACGCACAGCCTGCCGATCGCGGCCCGCCTCGCGGACCACCCCGGTATCCAGCTCCACCTGGTCGGAGGGCGCGTCCGGCACCGTACGCGCGCCGCCGTGGACGCCTGGGCGCTGCGCGCGTACGCCGAGATCCGTGCCGACGTCCTGTTCGTCGCCGCCAACGGCTTCTCCGCCGAGCACGGACTGACCACCCCCGACCTCGCCGAGGCCGCCGTGAAGCGCGCGGCCATCCGCGCCGCGCGCCGCGTGGTGCTGCTCGCCGACTCCTCCAAGCACGGCCAGGAGCACTTCGCCCGCTTCGGCGACCTGAGCGACGTGGACCTGCTGATCACCGACAGCGGGCTGAGCCCCGAAGACGCCACCGACATCGAGCGCGGTGGCACGGAAGTAGTGCGCGCATGATCCTCACCGTCACCCCCAACCCCTCCCTCGACCGTACGTACGAGGTCCCGTCGCTCGACCGCGGCGAGGTCATCCGGGCCACCGGCGAACGCATGGACCCGGGCGGCAAGGGCGTGAACGTCTCGCGCGCGGTCGCGGCGGCGGGGCAGCGCACGATCGCCGTACTGCCGCTGGGCGGTGCGCCCGGCGCGCTCGTCGCCGAGCTGCTCCACGCGCAGGGCATCGAGGTCGCGCCGGTCCCGGTCGCCGGAGCCACCCGCTCGAACATCTCGGTCGCCGAGCCGGACGGCACGCTCACGAAGATCAACGCCCCCGGTCCCGAACTCACCGCCGCCGAGGCGGAGCTGCTCCTGGAGACGGTGCGTCAGCAGTATCGTTCCGGCGACACCGACTGGATCACCTGCTGCGGCAGCCTGCCGCGCGGACTCGGTCCTTCCTGGTACGCCGACCTCGTCGCCCGCGCCCACGCGGCGGGCGCCCGGATCGCGCTGGACACCTCCGGCCCCGCGCTGCTCGCGGCGCTGCGTGAGCGGCCCGACGTGGTGAAGCCCAACGCCGAGGAGCTCGCCGAAGCCGTCGGGCGCCCCCTCACCACCGTCGGCGACGCCGTCAAGGCCGCCGAGGAACTGCGTGAAATGGGCGCCGACGCCGTGCTCGCCAGCCTCGGCGCGGACGGGCAGCTGCTCGTGGACGGCGCGGGCGCCTGGTTCGGCAGCGCCCGGGTGGATGCCGTACGCAGCAACGTGGGCGCCGGTGACTCCTCCCTCGCCGGATTCCTGATCGCCGGTGGCCGCGGCCCGGAGGCCCTCGCCTCCGCCGTCGCCCATGGCGCTGCGGCCGTACAGCTGCCCGGCAGTGTGATGCCGGGCCCGGCAGACCTCGACCCCTCCGCCGTGACCGTCACGTCGGAGGTCCCCGCGGACCGCGTACTCACGGAGCCCGTGTCATGACGAACCCAGCTGCTCTGACGAATCCAGCTGTTCCGACGACCGGTACCGCCGCGGTCGCACCCCCTGAACAGGCCCTGATGAGGCGGGGTTTCCCCGGCCCCGCCTCCGCCACACCCGCAGACCCCGCCCTCTTTGAGTGCGGCACCCCCGTCCCCACCCCCGCCCACCACTTCCCCCGGGCGATACGCGTGCGAAGGAGCCCGCGATGAGCGAGATGATCACCGCGGACCTGGTCGATCTCGACCTGTCCGCCGAGACCAAAGAGGCGGCGGCACGCGCCCTCGCCGAGCGCATGGTGACCCTGGGGCGGGTGACCGACCTCGACGGCTTCCTCGCCGACGTGGCCGCCCGCGAGGCCCAGATGCCCACCGGCCTCGACGGCGGGATCGGCATCCCGCACTGCCGGAGCGTTCACGTCACGGAGCCGACGCTCGGCTTCGGGCGCAGCGCGGCCGGGATCGACTTCGGCGCGCCGGACGGCCCCGCCGACCTGATCTTCCTGATCGCCGCCCCGGCGGGCGCCGACGACGCGCATCTGACGATCCTGTCGTCGCTGGCCCGTCAGCTCATGAACGCCGAGTTCACGTCCGCGCTGCGGGCCGTGGACGACGCGGCGGCCGCGGCCGCGCTCATCCGCGGGGACGAGTCCCCGGCGGCCGCGGCCTCGACCGCGCCCGAGAGTGCCCGGAGCGCTGAGGACTCCGAGGGCTCCGAGGGCTCCAAGGACTCCGTGGCGGTGTCGGCGGCGGCCTCCGCCGACACCGCCACGGGTACCACCACGAGCGAGCGTCCGTTCCGGATCGTCGCCGTCACCTCCTGCCCCACCGGCATCGCGCACACCTACATGGCGGCCGAGTCGCTGGAGAACGCGGGCCGCGAGGCGGGCGTCGAGGTCGTCGTCGAGACGCAGGGCTCGGCCGGCTTCACCCGGCTCGACCCGGCGGTCATCGCGGCCGCGGACGGAGTGATCTTCGCGCACGACGTGCCCGTACGGGACAAGGACCGGTTCGCCGGCAAGCCGACCGTCGACGTCGGTGTGAAGGCGGGCATCAACAAGCCCGCCGAGCTGATCACCGAGGTGCGTGGCAAGGCCGCGCGCGGCGAGGTCAGCGCGGGCTCCGCGCCCGGTACGCCGGTGGAGCGCTCCGGCGACTCCACCGAGGGGTACGGCACCAAGCTCCGCAAGTGGCTGATGTCCGGCGTCAGTTACATGGTCCCGTTCGTCGCCGCGGGCGGTCTGCTGATCGCCCTCGGCTTCGCGATCGGCGGCTACAAGATCAACAAGGCGCCGTCGGTCATGGACCACTTCCTGTGGACCCAGGCGGACAGCTGGGGCGCGCTGTTCTTCCAGATCGGCGTCGTCTCCTTCGGCTTCCTCGTCCCGGTCCTGGCCGGCTACATCGCCTACGGCATGGCGGACCGCCCAGGACTCGTGCCCGGCTTCGTCGGCGGCGCGATCTCCCTCACCATCAACGCGGGCTTCCTCGGCGGTCTGGCCGCCGGTCTCATCGCCGGTGGTGTGGTGATCGGGATCCAGAAGGTGAAGATCCCGGCGTCGTTGCGCGGCATCATGCCGGTGGTGGTGATTCCGCTGATCTCCGCGGCGATCGTCGGATTCCTGATGTTCGTGGTCATCGGCAAGCCCATCGCCTCCGCGCAGAAGGGCATGACCGACTGGCTCAACGGCCTCACCGGCACCAACGCCGTCCTGCTCGGCGCGCTGCTCGGCCTGATGATGTGCTTCGACCTCGGCGGCCCGGTCAACAAGGTCGCGTACACCTTCGCCACCGCCGGTATCGCGGTCGCGAGCCCCAGCGACTCGGCGATGAAGATCATGGCGGCCGTGATGGCGGCGGGCATGGTTCCGCCCCTGGCCATGGCACTCGCCACGACCGTGCGCGGCAGGCTCTTCACCCAGACCGAGCGGGAGAACGGCAAGGCGGCCTGGGTCCTGGGCGCCTCCTTCATCTCGGAGGGCGCGATCCCGTTCGCGGCGGCCGACCCGCTGCGCGTGATTCCCTCCGCCATGGTGGGCGGCGCGGTCACCGGCTCCCTGTCGATGGCCTTCGGCGCCACGCTGCGCGCCCCGCACGGCGGCATCTTCGTGGTCCCGCTGATCGGCAACCCGTTCCTCTACCTGATCGCCATCGCGGCCGGTGTCTGTGTCACCACCGCCCTGGTGGTCGTCCTGAAGGGCATGCGCAAGCAGGCCCCCGAGGGGACCGGTAAGGGGGCCGCCGACGCCGCGATAGCGACGACGGTCGACTCCAAGGAGCCGGTCGCGGCCTGAACGGCCAACTACTCGCCCTTTTAGGGCATCTGCGAGATACGTCACGGTCCGGGGCCAAAGTCCCGGACCGTGGTGTCTACTGGAGGGCATGCCTGAGCATGTGTCGATCCTCCAGCTGATGGGCGTGGCCGTCCTCGCCCTCGCGACCGTCATCTGGGTCGTCGGCCTGTCCCGCCTGCTGCGCCGCGCCCGCACCGAGGTCGCCGTGCGTCCCCACGGACAGTTGCTCCGCGCCATGCCGCGTCAGCGCCGGTCAGGCCCCGCCGCGGAGTCCGTGGAACTCACCCCCGAGGAACACGCCGCGTTCGCAGGCCTGGTACGCCAGTTCAGCGACAGCCGCCCCTGACGAACAGGTCCTAGGCGAGCCGTGCCGCCCGGCGTTCCATGGCGGCCCGCGCCGCGTGCTCCGTCGGATAGACCTCGCACATGTGCCGGCCGTCCGGCGTCGCCGTGTGTTCGACCTCCCACAGGGAGATCTCCTGGCCGCCGCGGAGCAGGAACGCGTGCTCGTAGAGCGAGAAGCACAGCCCGACCTGGCCCGCCCGGCAGGGGCGCCCGAAGGCCTGGGTGATCTGGTGCGCGAACGCGGTGCGCAGCAGCAGCGTCGTGATGTCGGCCCCCGGCCGGTCCGCGTTCTCCGCCCGCCGCAGCAACCGCCGCGCGTGATCCGCCGAGTCGTCCGTCAGGTAGACGTGCCGCGGCTCGGGGACCGGCGGCAGATGGACCATCACGGGCAGTTCGAAGTCCGGCGCGTCCGGCGGCAGCGGCAGCCGGGCCGTCGCGGCGCGCAGCTCCTCCTCGTCGACATACACCTCGTGCTGCGGCTCACTCCCGAGCGCCGTGTTGTGCACGAGCTCCCACAACGTGACCGCCGAGCCGTCGGCGAGCAGCCAGGTGTGCCGGTACGTCTCGCGGTGCAGCCCCGCGCTGTGGTGCGCGGAGTGCAGCGAACTGTCGTGCGCCAGCGCGCAGTCGAGCCGCCTTATCGTCTCGTCGGGCAGCTCGAAGGAGTTCAGGGCACGGCCGAGGAGCCGCTCGAGGTGCTCCTCCGGAGACTCGGGCGACTCGGGTGGTTCGTACGCTGCTGTCTCGTACGGAACGCTCAAGGCTTCTCCCGGCGTTGCTGCATGTCACCTTGTGGGTGCATACCGTAGCCCCTCGGTCGGACATCAATCCTGCGAACCGAGAAAACGTACGGAGAGAAAACGAGCGGGCCGCGCGGCAAGTTCCCGCGCGGCCCGCCGTGACGTCAACGGCCCCAGGTCAGACCGTACTTCCCGTGGTCCACGCACTCCAGGACATGTTCCAGCCGTTCAGTCCATTGTCCGGCGAGACGGTCTTGTCGGGCGAGTTCTTCACCACTACGACGTCCCCGACGAGAGAGTTGTCGTAGAACCACTTCGCGCTGGTGTCGCCCTGCGCGCCCTGTACATCGGCGAGACCGACACATCCGTGGCTGGTGCCCTGCCGTCCGAAGGGCGGGTTCCCGCGGTTGTACCAGTAGTTGCCGTGTATGAACGTCCCCGAAGACGTCAGTCGCATCGCGTGCGGCACGTCCGGGATGTCGTACTCGCCGCCGTAGCCCACCGTCGAGCCGTTCATCCGCGTCTGGACGAACTTCTCGGAGATCACCATCTGACCGTTGTACGTGGTGTGCTCCGGGCTGCCCGCCGAGATCGGCACCGTCTTGAGCGTCGTGCCGTCACGCACGACCGTCATGGTCTGCGTGTTGACGTCGACCGTGGAGACCTGGGAGCGACCGATGGTGAAGGTGACCGTCTTCTTCTGCACCCCGAAGACGCCGTTCGCGCCCTCGACGCCGTCCAGGTCGATCTTCATCGTGACCTTGGAACCGGCCTTCCAGTACGCCTCGGGCCGGAAGTCGAGCCGCTGCGAGCCGAACCAGTGCCCGACCACCTGCTGCCCGCTGCTGGAGGTGACCGTGATGTGCGACTGCACGGCCTTCTGGTTGCTGATCACCTTGTTGAAGTTGAACGACACCGGCATTCCGACGCCGACCGTGGTGCCGTTGTCGGGCGTGTACGTGCCGATGAAGCTGTTGCTCGAGGAGACCGTCGTGAAGATGGAGTTGGCGGCGGCCGTGCGTCCGCTCGCGTCCTTCGCGGTCGCCGAGATCTGGTACTTCGTCCCGCGCTCCAACTGCGCCGTCGGCTTCCAGCCGGTCCCGTCCGCGGTGATCGCCCCCGGCACCGCCGTCCCGGACCCCGACACCGTCATCTTGACGTCGGTCAGCTTGCCGTCGCTGACCTTCACGCCGGTCGCGTTGATGGACGCGTCCGTCGAACCGTCCTTGGCCGAGATGACGATCTTCGCCGTGGACGTCTTGGCCGAGGTGCCGCCGTCCTTGCCGTCCTTGGCGTCGGCGTTGGCGTTGCCGCCGCAGCCGGTCAGGGTGAGGGCGCCGACCATCAGGGCGGCACAGGCCCCCAGTGCGCGCCGCGCTGTCATGTTCGGCGTTGCCACGGGCTGCTCCAGTTTCTCGTGATGTGCGTGATCCGCTCCAGTGCGTGGAGAAAGAGCGAGCGCTGCCGCGAAGGGTTCCCACCGTCCCCGGCCCAACACGATCACGTGACAGAACCGGGACAATCCCCATCGGGCCCACAGCGAACTCCCCTTGCCGCTGGCCCCACTTGGCGTCAGCGGAAGCACCAGGCCACCCGGAACCACGGGCCAGGGCCAGTCCTAGGCGCTCCCGTACAGCTCCTCGTACGACGGCCACACCCCGCCCGGTCCGTCCACCGGGTCGGCCGCTCGTACCGCGCGGACGATCGCCCGGGTGACCAGATCCGCGCCCGCCGCGAGGA is a window of Streptomyces mirabilis DNA encoding:
- a CDS encoding toll/interleukin-1 receptor domain-containing protein, with amino-acid sequence MDRDGLRARPDHDWQQAVVQALCDSPVLGDRSARAMLAELIGDRLGRPVVLREQATTQLQLLELVRFCVREELAAHHGLSALADAVSLLEGHSRTADAVGELVREHVVREHVVRAASPQAPSRTDRPVHLFLSCAVTDLAWASWIAWHLEDAGVGVLLDLLDGPLSGLEQCERALPVLSPAYVGSAPVQQAWQAVHHRNPEGMAALLVPVMVEPCRLPWPLSTVAYTDLAGLGEDEARTRLLDAVGVTRTIPTRHAAPPRFPDPAGRR
- a CDS encoding DUF6227 family protein, producing MSVPYETAAYEPPESPESPEEHLERLLGRALNSFELPDETIRRLDCALAHDSSLHSAHHSAGLHRETYRHTWLLADGSAVTLWELVHNTALGSEPQHEVYVDEEELRAATARLPLPPDAPDFELPVMVHLPPVPEPRHVYLTDDSADHARRLLRRAENADRPGADITTLLLRTAFAHQITQAFGRPCRAGQVGLCFSLYEHAFLLRGGQEISLWEVEHTATPDGRHMCEVYPTEHAARAAMERRAARLA
- a CDS encoding PTS fructose transporter subunit IIABC is translated as MSEMITADLVDLDLSAETKEAAARALAERMVTLGRVTDLDGFLADVAAREAQMPTGLDGGIGIPHCRSVHVTEPTLGFGRSAAGIDFGAPDGPADLIFLIAAPAGADDAHLTILSSLARQLMNAEFTSALRAVDDAAAAAALIRGDESPAAAASTAPESARSAEDSEGSEGSKDSVAVSAAASADTATGTTTSERPFRIVAVTSCPTGIAHTYMAAESLENAGREAGVEVVVETQGSAGFTRLDPAVIAAADGVIFAHDVPVRDKDRFAGKPTVDVGVKAGINKPAELITEVRGKAARGEVSAGSAPGTPVERSGDSTEGYGTKLRKWLMSGVSYMVPFVAAGGLLIALGFAIGGYKINKAPSVMDHFLWTQADSWGALFFQIGVVSFGFLVPVLAGYIAYGMADRPGLVPGFVGGAISLTINAGFLGGLAAGLIAGGVVIGIQKVKIPASLRGIMPVVVIPLISAAIVGFLMFVVIGKPIASAQKGMTDWLNGLTGTNAVLLGALLGLMMCFDLGGPVNKVAYTFATAGIAVASPSDSAMKIMAAVMAAGMVPPLAMALATTVRGRLFTQTERENGKAAWVLGASFISEGAIPFAAADPLRVIPSAMVGGAVTGSLSMAFGATLRAPHGGIFVVPLIGNPFLYLIAIAAGVCVTTALVVVLKGMRKQAPEGTGKGAADAAIATTVDSKEPVAA
- a CDS encoding L,D-transpeptidase, producing the protein MVGALTLTGCGGNANADAKDGKDGGTSAKTSTAKIVISAKDGSTDASINATGVKVSDGKLTDVKMTVSGSGTAVPGAITADGTGWKPTAQLERGTKYQISATAKDASGRTAAANSIFTTVSSSNSFIGTYTPDNGTTVGVGMPVSFNFNKVISNQKAVQSHITVTSSSGQQVVGHWFGSQRLDFRPEAYWKAGSKVTMKIDLDGVEGANGVFGVQKKTVTFTIGRSQVSTVDVNTQTMTVVRDGTTLKTVPISAGSPEHTTYNGQMVISEKFVQTRMNGSTVGYGGEYDIPDVPHAMRLTSSGTFIHGNYWYNRGNPPFGRQGTSHGCVGLADVQGAQGDTSAKWFYDNSLVGDVVVVKNSPDKTVSPDNGLNGWNMSWSAWTTGSTV
- a CDS encoding DeoR/GlpR family DNA-binding transcription regulator — translated: MYAPERQQEILRLARDGGRVDVLSLAEEFQVTAETIRRDLKTLDRAGLLRRVHGGAIPAGRLDFEPDLAERESTAADEKDRIAQAAVAELPDQGTMILDAGSTVARLAGDLPLEATLTVVTHSLPIAARLADHPGIQLHLVGGRVRHRTRAAVDAWALRAYAEIRADVLFVAANGFSAEHGLTTPDLAEAAVKRAAIRAARRVVLLADSSKHGQEHFARFGDLSDVDLLITDSGLSPEDATDIERGGTEVVRA
- the pfkB gene encoding 1-phosphofructokinase codes for the protein MILTVTPNPSLDRTYEVPSLDRGEVIRATGERMDPGGKGVNVSRAVAAAGQRTIAVLPLGGAPGALVAELLHAQGIEVAPVPVAGATRSNISVAEPDGTLTKINAPGPELTAAEAELLLETVRQQYRSGDTDWITCCGSLPRGLGPSWYADLVARAHAAGARIALDTSGPALLAALRERPDVVKPNAEELAEAVGRPLTTVGDAVKAAEELREMGADAVLASLGADGQLLVDGAGAWFGSARVDAVRSNVGAGDSSLAGFLIAGGRGPEALASAVAHGAAAVQLPGSVMPGPADLDPSAVTVTSEVPADRVLTEPVS
- a CDS encoding effector-associated domain 2-containing protein translates to MTGQGGAGRHNPALRIRERIGEETLDALLAVPALHDRYARDLLTDLVGEALGRRADLREQATVPLQLLELFRFCTRHQDGLSALARKLQMLEPGCPQGPVVQRLADEWTAVDSLDGLPEVTGSWQFLGATLGTPAMSYAMRTALVRTATEARVCAPPPHADTCWHDFLHMAGQGAPRGGLPPWMVYLDRAADAMGHPVAVELLARNRQWALSCGLAELLDLDRARTPAPPPAVRPGQEYLAIHIAPDPLENGLYTVSHSLMSDAGGPNWQHGDPMQRVPTDGLQQAVTRIIKTVEGGGGDRLAHVWLEFVLPFELLNLPVDRWPRDTTEVPNVPLAVDYPVVVRSLDRLQNRDWYRFWRTRWQQLARDEHPSKSVYVNVAHQNGNHLRGLEARLGDDEHCVALVLSEPPLPDHGNGRRELHAALRSGLPVVIWHREGRSTKEFRGVLDGLLTDGLSRFPAKVAAYRRRAAIDAADDEDAAHIGRHLAVLWDDPDRKPVRPEPP